The DNA sequence aattaacgttactcacataatttaaaggcttgaaaataaaaacagcgaaaaatataaatattttatttatgggaATTAAAACTTGAACAGTAGAGTGAAATCATTGAATAATCAAGCATTAGTTAGCAAATACAGATTTATTATCCCTGGTCGAATAAAAAGCCCACAAAGCCCATCAAGCCCATACGCaataaaatggagtatataaatgataaatctCGCTAgggttttgttttctttgcaGACAAAAAGAAAGAGGCGATTAACCTTGAAGCTGCAACAATGGTGGAGAAGGTGAACAAGCCAAGGAAAGAGGAGGTTGTCTCCAGAGAATACACCATCAATTTGCACAAACGTCTCCACGGATGGTATAAAACGCTTCCCTCTATGAGATACGCACTATGCTCTCCGTATCTGGGCTATTTGCTACCTTTTTCAATGATCTTTTCAATCTCTAGATGTTTGTCGCTTAATTGCTGCTATTTTATCAGATTTTcaatagtatttatttgcGATCAAATATGTCTGAAAATGATAGATGAAATGTTGCTGTTTCGATAGAGATTAATTTCTGCTTGAGTTTCGTATGCCTTTTCTAATCTGGATGGTGGTTCAAAATCAGTAATTCAAAGTATAGAAGTGCAGCAGAATCACATGAATTAAGAGAATATTAGAgtgaattataattcattttattttaagtaattgtCTTTCTAATGAAAACTGATCATTAGTTATGGTAGATTTACTTTTTTGCTACCTGGTGAATATACTTGTTCAACTAAATACTAGCCCTGCATCTGCTTGTACTgcataattgtttttattagtttttgttgAACTATATTTAGAGTTATATGCATgtgatagtagtatttaacACTATAGTGAATATATCTTATTCTATGAAAAAACAGTCCTTGCTACATAGCATGCTGTTCCATCTTTGTAAAACTGGATTGAAATTTAGTCTTGTTGTTCAATGTGTTATATTGATTTTAGCATAGCTATGATGTTATAATCGATGTTGGTTCAAAGTCAGTAAGTCAAAGTATAGAAGCAGGAGAAGCACATGGATTAAGAGAATCAtcagtaatttatttattttagtaattgtttttttaaatgaaaactGATCACTAAAtactttttcaactaaataCTAGCCCTGCATCTGTACTGTATAGttgtttttattagtttttgttaCTCTATATTTAGAGTTATATGCAGGTGAGAGTATTTATTAGTACAACACTATAGTGAATTTAGGCTTGTTCTATCAAAAAACGGTCCTTGCTATATCGCATGCTGTTCTATCTTTGCAAAATTGGATTGAACTTCACTTATTGTTCAGTGTGTTATATTTACTTTAGCATTAGCTGTGATGTTATAATTGATCATATATTTACATACTGAAAATATGAGAATACAATGCTATAGTTAAACTGCTATATGTTGTTCGCTTGTTTTGAATTTAGTTGGTCTGATGGATTGTACTAATGACTGTCTTATTGAATTGTACTCAGTACCTTCAAGAAGAAGGCACCGAATGCCATCAAGGAGATCCGGAAGTTTGCCCAGAAGGCAATGGGAACAAATGATGTAAGGGTTGATGTCAAGTTGAACAAGCACATATGGAGCCGTGGAATCCGGAGTGTGCCAAGAAGGATCCGTGTTCGCATTGCACGCAAGAGAAATGACGACGAAGATGCCAAGGAAGAGCTCTACTCATTGGTCACTGTTGCAGAAATTCCAGAAGGTGGGTTGAAGGGATTGGGAACCCAAGTCATTGATGAAGAAGagtgaaaattcaaattttcttttgataaGTCTTTGATTTACTAAAGTTATGCAGTTGGAAACTCATTTGTATTTTGGAATTTGGTATTCATTTCATAATACTAGTAACTGCCATTTTAATAGAACAAAATTCCTACTAGTAACTTGCAAAACTTGCAAATAAGTTTAATCTTGATTACGACTTTCAAGTTGTTTTTTGCTAATTTTTAGATGTAAAACTCATTttgttttccaaaaaaaagtcCACACCACCGTTTTTCACTAGTAGTGTACTTAGGGTCGTTTGATACTACCTTTTACTACTGATTCACACTAGTTTCTGGTCAAACACAAATGTCTGATACAAAAAATGTGTTTCTCGCGGCCCGTGTAAATACATGCTTCCCAAAAAAGCCCGACACTTTTATCATGAATATCCCGATTATATTATCAGCATTCAGGCCAGGTATTTAAATCTGCATCAATTATCGTGTCAAGATTATATGAATAATTGACTTTACAGAGTGTTTATTTGGTGATTTCACGAAGATAGGATTATAATCTTTTGGGATAtgtttgatttaattgaatCAGTTAAAACCATTATGCacgattttaatttgaattatttgctAAATGATGCAAATTGTATCCAGATTGgtttaattg is a window from the Salvia hispanica cultivar TCC Black 2014 chromosome 1, UniMelb_Shisp_WGS_1.0, whole genome shotgun sequence genome containing:
- the LOC125201222 gene encoding 60S ribosomal protein L31-like isoform X1, coding for MVEKVNKPRKEEVVSREYTINLHKRLHGCTFKKKAPNAIKEIRKFAQKAMGTNDVRVDVKLNKHIWSRGIRSVPRRIRVRIARKRNDDEDAKEELYSLVTVAEIPEGGLKGLGTQVIDEEE
- the LOC125201222 gene encoding 60S ribosomal protein L31-like isoform X2, with the protein product MLVKANKPRKEEVVSREYTINLHKRLHGCTFKKKAPNAIKEIRKFAQKAMGTNDVRVDVKLNKHIWSRGIRSVPRRIRVRIARKRNDDEDAKEELYSLVTVAEIPEGGLKGLGTQVIDEEE